The Halorientalis sp. IM1011 genome window below encodes:
- a CDS encoding oxygenase MpaB family protein, giving the protein MAIPHPRGPTSDPLADFGIEVDADEMPDDIADLVADVDDPATGFFGPCSVMWRVNRENALFLVGVSSVLLQVGHPMVSAAGIEHSDFDEDLMGRFERTFDIVDTIVFGDVETAVEAAMIVRRMHESVVGELPGDAGRFEAGDGYYAERPDLMLWVHATLIDQSLVGYETYVDDLTDAERERYYEQSQIFGRLMGVPAEAYPETLADFYDYYERAIETDLAIGEAGEDVVETLFDQLGPLAPVARVLGAGSMPAGAREEFEQFGLTMTPTRKRLFDVFTRSIRAVPLWALPDSVRYREKFRLFGRHE; this is encoded by the coding sequence ATGGCAATCCCGCACCCGCGCGGCCCCACGAGCGACCCGCTCGCCGACTTCGGCATCGAGGTCGACGCCGACGAGATGCCCGATGACATCGCTGATCTCGTCGCCGACGTCGACGATCCGGCGACGGGATTTTTCGGCCCCTGCTCGGTGATGTGGCGTGTCAACCGGGAGAACGCGCTCTTTCTGGTCGGTGTGTCCTCCGTCCTCCTGCAGGTCGGCCATCCGATGGTCTCGGCCGCGGGCATCGAGCACAGCGACTTCGACGAAGACCTGATGGGCCGGTTCGAGCGGACCTTCGACATCGTCGACACCATCGTGTTCGGCGACGTCGAGACCGCCGTCGAGGCCGCGATGATCGTCCGCCGGATGCACGAGTCCGTCGTGGGCGAACTGCCCGGCGACGCCGGCCGGTTCGAGGCCGGCGACGGCTACTACGCCGAGCGGCCGGACCTGATGCTGTGGGTCCACGCGACCCTCATCGACCAGTCGCTCGTCGGCTACGAGACCTACGTCGACGACCTGACCGACGCGGAACGGGAACGCTACTACGAACAGAGTCAGATCTTCGGCCGGTTGATGGGCGTCCCCGCCGAGGCCTACCCCGAGACGCTCGCGGACTTCTACGACTACTACGAGCGCGCCATCGAAACCGACCTCGCCATCGGCGAGGCGGGCGAGGACGTCGTCGAGACACTCTTCGACCAGCTCGGACCGCTGGCCCCGGTCGCGAGAGTGCTCGGTGCCGGCTCGATGCCCGCGGGCGCCCGCGAAGAGTTCGAACAGTTCGGCCTCACCATGACCCCGACCCGGAAGCGCCTGTTCGACGTGTTCACGCGATCGATCCGGGCAGTCCCGCTCTGGGCGCTCCCGGACAGCGTTCGCTACCGAGAGAAGTTCCGCCTCTTCGGACGGCACGAGTAG
- a CDS encoding 2Fe-2S iron-sulfur cluster-binding protein: MVDAGILTGAFLTLVAVALHYSKGTGWEANEDISQEVLEKRAETVPETEFPEPMNRSIGGGGVAAGAVAGGSEGELAEGGEEEDEGFDPDAIADDEVETYEIEFAKEGETIEIANNENILDVGEDQGWDLPYACREGSCLSCAGHIEEGPAEEYIQHSNNDTLNEEEMDNGYCLTCTAYPTDSFTLETGEQP, from the coding sequence ATGGTAGATGCAGGAATCCTGACCGGGGCGTTTCTGACGCTCGTGGCGGTCGCCCTTCACTACTCGAAGGGGACTGGCTGGGAGGCCAACGAGGATATCTCCCAGGAGGTCCTGGAAAAACGGGCCGAGACAGTCCCCGAGACGGAGTTCCCGGAGCCGATGAACCGCTCGATCGGTGGCGGCGGCGTCGCCGCGGGTGCGGTCGCCGGCGGATCCGAGGGTGAACTCGCCGAAGGTGGCGAGGAAGAAGACGAGGGCTTCGACCCCGACGCGATCGCCGACGACGAGGTCGAGACCTACGAGATCGAGTTCGCCAAGGAGGGCGAGACCATCGAGATCGCGAACAACGAGAACATCCTCGACGTGGGCGAGGACCAGGGCTGGGACCTGCCCTACGCCTGTCGCGAGGGCTCGTGTCTCTCCTGTGCCGGCCACATCGAAGAAGGTCCGGCCGAGGAGTACATCCAGCACAGCAACAACGATACGCTCAACGAAGAGGAGATGGACAACGGCTACTGTCTGACCTGTACGGCCTACCCGACGGATTCGTTCACGCTCGAAACTGGCGAGCAGCCCTGA
- a CDS encoding decarboxylating 6-phosphogluconate dehydrogenase: protein MELGVIGLGRMGRIVVDRVLDAGHDVTAFDIDEEAVADVADAGATPAESIPDLAEQLGSDKRIWLMVPAGDPVDAALEELAPHLDGDDVVVDGGNSHFEDSVRRAEATDAAYLDCGTSGGPAGAELGFSLMVGGPEWAYEELVPVFDAVATGPDGHDRMGPAGSGHYVKMVHNGVEYALMQAYGEGFELLADGRYDLDLEAVARTWNNGAVIRSWLLELCEEAFREEGSDLGTVADHVAGGSTGTWTVQEALEQEVSVPLIYQALAERFDSRATGDGTGRFSRRLANRLRYGFGRHEVARREE from the coding sequence ATGGAACTCGGCGTCATCGGACTCGGACGGATGGGCCGGATCGTCGTCGACCGCGTCCTCGACGCGGGCCACGACGTGACTGCCTTCGACATCGACGAGGAAGCCGTCGCGGACGTGGCCGACGCGGGCGCGACCCCCGCGGAGTCGATTCCCGACCTCGCGGAGCAGCTTGGCTCGGACAAGCGCATCTGGCTGATGGTCCCTGCGGGCGATCCGGTCGATGCCGCGCTGGAGGAACTCGCACCCCACCTCGACGGCGACGACGTGGTCGTCGACGGCGGCAACTCCCACTTCGAGGACTCGGTGCGCCGGGCGGAGGCGACCGACGCGGCCTACCTCGACTGTGGCACCTCGGGCGGCCCCGCGGGCGCGGAACTCGGCTTCTCCCTGATGGTCGGCGGTCCCGAGTGGGCCTACGAGGAACTCGTACCGGTCTTCGACGCGGTAGCGACAGGACCGGACGGTCACGACCGGATGGGCCCTGCGGGATCGGGCCACTACGTCAAGATGGTCCACAACGGCGTGGAGTACGCGCTGATGCAGGCCTACGGCGAGGGGTTCGAGCTGCTGGCCGACGGGCGGTACGACCTCGATCTGGAGGCCGTCGCGCGCACGTGGAACAACGGCGCGGTGATCCGCTCGTGGTTGCTGGAACTCTGCGAGGAGGCGTTCCGCGAGGAGGGCAGCGACCTCGGGACGGTCGCGGACCACGTCGCGGGCGGGTCGACTGGCACGTGGACCGTACAGGAGGCACTGGAACAGGAGGTGTCGGTGCCGCTGATCTATCAGGCACTCGCCGAGCGGTTCGACTCGCGCGCGACCGGCGATGGGACGGGACGGTTCTCGCGGCGCCTGGCCAACCGGCTGCGGTACGGCTTCGGCCGGCACGAGGTCGCGCGGCGCGAGGAGTAG